In Streptomyces puniciscabiei, a single genomic region encodes these proteins:
- the murQ gene encoding N-acetylmuramic acid 6-phosphate etherase, producing the protein MTSHDLRHQLASLTTEAFRPELADIDRLPTLDIARLMNGEDAGVPAAVAKQLPRIAAAIDAVAERMARGGRLVYAGAGTAGRLGVLDASECPPTFNTDPAQVVGLIAGGPEAMVTSVEGAEDSGELARRDLDALGLVPDDTVVGVSASGRTPYAIGAVEHARALGALTVGLACNEHSALAAAAEHGIEVVVGPELITGSTRLKAGTAQKLVLNMLSTITMIRLGKTYGNLMVDVRASNDKLRARSRRIVSLATGASDAEIEKALTESGGEVKNAILALLAGVDGPTAARLLEESGGHLRAALAHAAG; encoded by the coding sequence ATGACCTCGCACGACCTGCGTCATCAGTTGGCTTCCCTGACCACCGAAGCCTTCCGCCCCGAGCTCGCCGACATCGACCGCCTGCCCACCCTCGACATCGCCCGCCTGATGAACGGTGAGGACGCGGGCGTGCCCGCCGCCGTGGCGAAGCAGTTGCCCCGGATCGCCGCCGCCATCGACGCCGTGGCCGAGCGCATGGCGCGCGGCGGACGGCTGGTCTACGCCGGTGCCGGCACCGCGGGCCGGCTCGGCGTGCTGGACGCCTCCGAGTGCCCGCCCACCTTCAACACCGACCCGGCGCAGGTCGTCGGCCTGATCGCGGGCGGCCCGGAGGCGATGGTGACCTCCGTCGAGGGCGCCGAGGACTCCGGGGAGCTGGCCCGCCGGGACCTGGACGCGCTGGGGCTCGTCCCCGACGACACCGTCGTCGGCGTCTCCGCCTCCGGGCGCACCCCCTACGCGATCGGCGCCGTCGAACACGCCCGCGCCCTGGGCGCGCTGACCGTCGGCCTGGCCTGCAACGAGCACAGCGCGCTCGCGGCCGCCGCCGAGCACGGCATCGAGGTCGTCGTGGGCCCCGAGCTGATCACCGGCTCCACCCGTCTGAAGGCGGGCACGGCCCAGAAGCTGGTCCTCAACATGCTCTCGACCATCACGATGATCCGGCTCGGCAAGACCTACGGGAACCTGATGGTCGACGTGCGGGCGTCCAACGACAAGCTCCGGGCCCGCTCCCGGCGGATCGTGTCCCTGGCCACCGGCGCCTCCGACGCGGAGATCGAGAAGGCCCTCACCGAGTCCGGCGGCGAGGTGAAGAACGCGATCCTCGCCCTCCTCGCCGGCGTCGACGGCCCGACGGCCGCCCGCCTTCTGGAGGAGTCCGGCGGACATCTGCGTGCCGCGCTGGCGCACGCGGCCGGCTGA
- a CDS encoding MurR/RpiR family transcriptional regulator, protein MTQDVKESFGSPGGSLAAKVRTLAPSMTRSMQRVAEAVASDPAGCAALTVTGLAELTGTSEATVVRTARILGYPGYRDLRLALAGLAAQAQSGRAPAITTDIAVDDPIADVVTKLAYEEQQTLADTAAGLDTAQLGAAVSALATARRTDVYGIGASGLVAQDLTQKLLRIGLIAHAHSDPHLAVTNAVQLRSGDVAIAITHSGSTGDVIEPLRVAFEHGATTVAITGRPDSPVTQYADHVLTTSTSRESELRPAAMSSRTSQLLVVDCLFVGVAQRTYETAAPALAASYEALAHRHRSSSR, encoded by the coding sequence GTGACCCAGGACGTGAAGGAAAGTTTCGGCAGCCCGGGCGGGTCCCTCGCCGCCAAGGTGCGCACCCTCGCCCCCTCCATGACCCGCTCCATGCAGCGCGTCGCGGAGGCCGTCGCGAGCGACCCGGCCGGCTGCGCCGCCCTGACGGTCACCGGCCTCGCCGAACTCACCGGCACCAGCGAGGCCACGGTCGTCCGCACCGCCCGCATCCTCGGCTACCCGGGTTACCGGGACCTGCGCCTGGCCCTCGCGGGCCTCGCCGCGCAAGCGCAGTCGGGCCGGGCGCCCGCGATCACGACCGACATCGCGGTGGACGACCCCATCGCCGACGTCGTCACCAAGCTCGCCTACGAGGAGCAGCAGACCCTCGCCGACACGGCCGCCGGGCTCGACACCGCCCAGCTCGGCGCGGCCGTGAGTGCCCTGGCCACCGCCCGGCGCACCGATGTGTACGGCATAGGGGCCTCCGGTCTCGTCGCCCAGGACCTCACCCAGAAGCTCCTGCGCATAGGCCTGATAGCCCACGCCCACAGCGATCCGCACCTCGCCGTGACCAACGCGGTGCAGCTCCGTTCGGGTGACGTGGCGATCGCCATCACCCACTCCGGCTCGACGGGGGACGTCATCGAGCCGCTGCGGGTCGCCTTCGAGCACGGGGCCACGACCGTGGCCATCACCGGCCGGCCGGACTCGCCGGTCACCCAGTACGCCGACCACGTACTGACCACGTCCACCTCACGGGAGAGCGAGCTGCGACCGGCCGCGATGTCCTCGCGGACGAGTCAACTGCTCGTGGTGGACTGCCTGTTCGTGGGAGTGGCCCAGCGGACCTACGAGACGGCGGCGCCCGCGCTGGCCGCGTCGTACGAGGCGCTGGCGCACCGGCACCGGAGTTCTTCGCGCTAG
- a CDS encoding DUF4031 domain-containing protein — protein MTLYIDPPAWPGHGRMWSHVVSDESYDELHAFAERLGVPRRAFERDHYDLPSHRYADAVAAGAVEVSSREVVRLLHASGLRRRKRKGAQTRRM, from the coding sequence GTGACGCTGTACATCGACCCGCCCGCCTGGCCCGGACACGGCCGCATGTGGTCGCACGTGGTCAGCGACGAGTCGTACGACGAACTCCACGCGTTCGCCGAGAGGCTGGGCGTGCCGAGGCGCGCCTTCGAACGCGACCACTACGACCTTCCGTCGCACCGGTACGCGGACGCGGTGGCCGCCGGCGCGGTCGAGGTCAGCAGCCGCGAGGTGGTGCGGCTGCTGCACGCCTCGGGCCTGCGCCGGCGCAAGCGCAAAGGGGCTCAGACCCGGCGGATGTAG
- a CDS encoding GNAT family N-acetyltransferase → MRPINGDDVTKAVAGSTAALRAAVDRDWKAVRAGRLEWDCHATAVHVADDLIAYAGNLAGRAQDAYVPFELSFLDEGTGNAGLLHVIETTGALLAAAVRTAPPGVRAFHPYPFRSADAEGFAAMGIAEVLLHTHDMAEGLGIPYEPPAELVASVLACLFPHVQPGPAPWPTLLWATGRGELPGRAPVTEWRWNNNLVIPAERVALTGVRPAAAHDLRLGGDGGFTWLDGGPYEGTRVASGFLVKAYEAGRHRPEFGVFALVRHEDGRAVGGIGFHGAPDEHGWVEVGYDLVEGARGQGYATEALRTLTDWALARDDVQMVFATIEHANVPSQHVASRAGFTRATVEEERVARDEHGMDEGLQLYIRRV, encoded by the coding sequence ATGCGACCGATAAACGGGGACGATGTGACGAAGGCCGTGGCCGGCTCCACGGCGGCACTGCGCGCGGCGGTGGACCGGGACTGGAAGGCCGTACGGGCCGGGCGGCTGGAGTGGGACTGCCACGCCACCGCCGTCCACGTCGCCGACGACCTCATCGCCTACGCCGGCAACCTGGCCGGACGCGCGCAGGACGCCTACGTCCCCTTCGAGCTGTCCTTCCTGGACGAGGGCACCGGCAACGCGGGCCTGCTGCACGTCATCGAGACGACGGGCGCCCTGCTCGCCGCCGCCGTCCGCACCGCCCCGCCCGGCGTCCGCGCCTTCCACCCCTACCCCTTCCGCAGCGCCGACGCCGAGGGCTTCGCCGCCATGGGCATCGCCGAAGTGCTGCTGCACACGCATGACATGGCCGAGGGGCTGGGCATCCCCTACGAGCCGCCGGCCGAGCTCGTCGCCTCCGTCCTGGCCTGCCTCTTCCCGCACGTCCAGCCCGGCCCCGCCCCCTGGCCGACCCTGCTGTGGGCCACCGGCCGCGGCGAGCTGCCCGGCCGCGCCCCGGTCACCGAGTGGCGCTGGAACAACAACCTCGTCATCCCGGCCGAGCGCGTCGCCCTGACCGGCGTCCGCCCGGCCGCCGCCCACGATCTGCGCCTGGGCGGCGACGGCGGCTTCACCTGGCTCGACGGCGGCCCGTACGAGGGCACCCGGGTGGCTTCCGGCTTCCTGGTCAAGGCGTACGAAGCGGGCCGGCACCGGCCCGAGTTCGGGGTCTTCGCGCTGGTCCGGCACGAGGACGGCCGCGCGGTCGGCGGCATCGGCTTCCACGGCGCCCCGGACGAGCACGGCTGGGTGGAGGTCGGCTACGACCTCGTCGAAGGCGCCCGGGGCCAGGGATACGCCACCGAGGCGCTGCGCACCCTCACGGACTGGGCGCTGGCCCGCGACGACGTCCAGATGGTGTTCGCGACCATCGAGCACGCCAACGTCCCTTCCCAGCACGTGGCGTCCCGGGCCGGGTTCACCCGGGCGACCGTGGAGGAGGAGCGCGTCGCCCGCGACGAGCACGGCATGGACGAGGGGCTGCAGCTCTACATCCGCCGGGTCTGA
- a CDS encoding HD domain-containing protein — MADLDALRLRFAAALEAARAPGGGPDPAPYADNLLARWQEPQRRYHTVAHLTAVLDHVDALEEYAADPDVVRLAAWFHDAVYLPERSENEERSARLAERALPEAGVPDAKTAEVARLVRLTVTHDPADDDRDGQVLCDADLAILAAPPSAYAVYTAEVREEYHFVPNDAFRAGRSAILRQLLDLPRLFHTPYGQQHWESTARYNLASELEMLST, encoded by the coding sequence ATGGCCGACCTCGATGCCCTGCGCCTCCGTTTCGCCGCTGCGCTGGAAGCCGCCCGTGCCCCCGGCGGCGGTCCCGATCCCGCGCCGTACGCCGACAACCTGCTCGCCCGCTGGCAGGAGCCGCAGCGCCGGTACCACACGGTGGCCCACCTCACCGCGGTCCTCGACCACGTCGACGCACTCGAGGAGTACGCCGCCGACCCGGACGTCGTACGCCTGGCCGCCTGGTTCCACGACGCCGTGTACCTCCCGGAGCGGTCCGAGAACGAGGAGCGGTCGGCGCGGCTCGCCGAGCGCGCCCTGCCGGAGGCCGGTGTGCCGGACGCCAAGACCGCCGAGGTGGCCCGCCTGGTCCGGCTCACCGTCACACACGACCCGGCCGACGACGACCGCGACGGCCAGGTGCTGTGCGACGCCGACCTCGCGATCCTGGCCGCGCCCCCGTCGGCGTACGCCGTCTACACCGCCGAGGTGCGCGAGGAGTACCACTTCGTGCCGAACGACGCCTTCAGGGCGGGCCGTTCGGCCATTCTGCGCCAACTCCTGGATCTGCCGAGGCTGTTCCACACCCCCTACGGCCAGCAGCACTGGGAGTCCACCGCCCGCTACAACCTCGCCTCCGAACTGGAAATGCTTTCGACCTGA
- a CDS encoding copper homeostasis protein CutC: MSKRAVLEVIALDVEDAVAAQAGGADRLELVTDMAADGLSPAPATVAGIRAAVDIDLRVMLRLADGFAAGDVDRLVRVAGDLREAGADQFVLGFLDGDGAVDLAAVERVVGMLDGCAWTFHRAIDRAADRDALRKQLADLPGLDTYLTAGSADGVDEGVPTLVAEARRRGQPGYEQTVLVGGGLRLDHVRPLRDAGIDAFHIGGAARPSGWEGPVSEGAVREWRRVLDGA; encoded by the coding sequence ATGAGCAAGCGTGCAGTCCTGGAGGTGATCGCCCTCGACGTCGAGGACGCGGTCGCCGCCCAGGCCGGAGGCGCGGACCGCCTGGAGCTGGTCACCGACATGGCGGCCGACGGGCTCAGCCCGGCGCCCGCCACCGTCGCCGGGATCCGGGCCGCCGTCGACATCGACCTGCGCGTGATGCTCCGCCTCGCGGACGGGTTCGCGGCCGGCGACGTGGACCGTCTGGTCCGGGTGGCCGGTGACCTGCGCGAGGCCGGCGCCGACCAGTTCGTCCTCGGCTTCCTCGACGGGGACGGCGCGGTGGACCTGGCCGCCGTCGAGCGGGTGGTCGGCATGCTGGACGGCTGCGCCTGGACGTTCCACCGGGCGATCGACCGCGCCGCGGACCGCGACGCCCTGCGCAAGCAGCTCGCCGACCTGCCCGGCCTGGACACCTACCTCACCGCGGGCTCCGCCGACGGGGTGGACGAGGGCGTGCCGACGCTGGTCGCCGAGGCGCGGCGGCGCGGGCAGCCGGGGTACGAGCAGACGGTGCTCGTCGGCGGCGGGCTGCGGCTGGATCATGTGCGGCCGCTGCGCGACGCCGGGATCGACGCCTTCCACATCGGCGGCGCGGCCCGGCCCTCCGGGTGGGAGGGGCCGGTTTCCGAGGGGGCCGTGCGGGAGTGGCGCAGGGTGCTGGACGGGGCGTAG
- a CDS encoding HelD family protein — protein MSAPAHEPLDDPHTDPLTRERSHLAASRAALRAMREDVESLDIRDVTANWVNAEVLSRQIDERIRALADLSDTPLFFGRLDYLHAPGADRAEGAEGERFYIGRRHVHDAGGDPMVIDWRAPVSQPFYRASKKDPMDVGLRRRFGYTGGDLTAYEDEHLSDPAEAAATSKLLQQEIERPRVGPMRDIVATIQPEQDEIVRSGLGGTVCVQGGPGTGKTAVGLHRVAYLLYAHRERLARTGTLVIGPNRSFLHYIEQVLPALGELTVQQATVDDLVAHVEVRGTDDAAAAVIKGDARMAEVLRRALYSHVTMPADAVVVVRGSRRWRVPAYELEEIVRQLLERDIRYGAAREALPQRIAHAVLVQMERSGEAPDDRVQDAVARNSAVKAAVKAIWPQVDPAKLVLRLLTDADFLAEHAAGVLDEDEQKTILWAGPVRSVKSAKWSAADAVLVDEAADLIQRTHSLGHVVLDEAQDLSPMQYRAVGRRCTTGSATVLGDLAQGTTPWATRSWEEALAHLGKRDGIIEELTAGFRVPTDVITYASRLLPHIAPGLTPVASVRENPGFFEVRTITDASEVVAACEELLGNEGSTGLIAADARVPALAEALTAAGIPYLAPGEETTRETRLTLVPASLAKGLEYDYVVLDEPQAVVDGEPDERTGLRRLYVALTRAVSGLIVTHSAPVPAQLAESNGE, from the coding sequence TTGTCCGCGCCCGCCCACGAACCACTCGACGACCCCCACACCGACCCCCTCACCCGAGAGCGCTCCCACCTCGCCGCCTCCCGTGCCGCGCTGCGCGCCATGCGCGAGGACGTGGAGTCGCTGGACATCCGGGACGTCACCGCGAACTGGGTCAACGCCGAGGTGCTGTCCCGCCAGATCGACGAGCGGATCAGGGCACTGGCCGACCTCAGCGACACCCCGCTGTTCTTCGGCCGCCTCGACTACCTGCACGCACCGGGCGCGGACCGGGCCGAGGGAGCGGAAGGGGAGCGGTTCTACATCGGGCGGCGGCACGTCCACGACGCCGGCGGCGACCCCATGGTCATCGACTGGCGCGCACCGGTCTCGCAGCCGTTCTACCGCGCCTCCAAGAAGGACCCGATGGACGTCGGGCTGCGCCGCCGCTTCGGCTACACCGGCGGCGACCTGACCGCGTACGAGGACGAGCACCTCTCCGACCCGGCCGAGGCGGCCGCCACCAGCAAACTGCTCCAGCAGGAGATCGAGCGGCCGCGTGTCGGCCCCATGCGGGACATCGTCGCCACCATCCAGCCCGAGCAGGACGAGATCGTCCGCAGCGGGCTGGGCGGCACCGTGTGCGTGCAGGGAGGCCCAGGCACCGGAAAGACCGCCGTCGGCCTGCACCGGGTCGCCTACCTCCTCTACGCGCACCGGGAGCGCCTGGCCCGCACCGGCACGCTGGTCATCGGGCCGAACCGGTCCTTCCTGCACTACATCGAGCAGGTCCTGCCCGCGCTGGGCGAGTTGACCGTCCAGCAGGCCACCGTGGACGACCTGGTCGCCCATGTCGAGGTGCGCGGCACGGACGACGCGGCCGCGGCCGTGATCAAGGGTGACGCCAGGATGGCCGAGGTGCTGCGCCGGGCCCTGTACTCCCACGTGACCATGCCGGCGGATGCCGTCGTGGTGGTGCGCGGCTCACGGCGCTGGCGGGTGCCGGCGTACGAACTGGAGGAGATCGTCCGGCAGTTGCTGGAGCGGGACATCCGTTACGGCGCCGCCCGCGAGGCCCTGCCGCAGCGGATCGCGCACGCGGTGCTGGTGCAGATGGAGCGCTCGGGCGAGGCGCCGGACGACCGGGTGCAGGACGCGGTGGCCCGCAACAGCGCGGTGAAGGCGGCGGTGAAGGCGATCTGGCCGCAGGTGGACCCGGCGAAGCTGGTCCTGCGCCTGCTGACGGACGCCGACTTCCTCGCCGAGCACGCCGCCGGGGTCCTGGACGAGGACGAGCAGAAGACCATCCTGTGGGCCGGGCCGGTGCGCAGTGTGAAGTCGGCCAAGTGGTCGGCGGCGGACGCGGTGCTGGTCGACGAGGCGGCCGATCTGATCCAGCGCACCCACTCGCTGGGTCACGTCGTCCTGGACGAGGCGCAGGACCTGTCCCCCATGCAGTACCGGGCCGTCGGCCGCCGCTGCACCACGGGCAGTGCGACGGTCCTGGGCGACCTGGCGCAGGGTACGACCCCCTGGGCGACCCGCAGCTGGGAGGAGGCGCTGGCCCACCTCGGCAAGCGGGACGGGATCATCGAAGAACTGACGGCCGGTTTCCGCGTCCCCACGGACGTCATCACCTACGCCTCCCGCCTCCTCCCCCACATCGCCCCCGGCCTCACCCCGGTGGCCTCCGTCCGGGAGAACCCCGGCTTCTTCGAGGTGCGTACCATCACGGACGCGTCCGAAGTCGTCGCCGCCTGCGAGGAGTTGCTGGGCAACGAGGGCTCGACCGGTCTGATCGCCGCCGACGCCCGCGTACCGGCCCTGGCCGAGGCCCTGACGGCGGCGGGGATCCCGTACCTCGCCCCCGGCGAGGAGACCACCCGCGAGACCCGCCTCACCCTGGTCCCGGCATCCCTCGCCAAGGGCCTGGAGTACGACTACGTCGTCCTGGACGAGCCCCAGGCGGTGGTGGACGGCGAGCCGGACGAACGCACCGGCCTGCGGCGGCTGTACGTGGCGCTGACGCGTGCGGTGTCGGGCCTGATCGTGACGCACTCGGCCCCGGTGCCTGCGCAACTGGCTGAGAGCAACGGTGAGTAG
- a CDS encoding ABC transporter ATP-binding protein, translating into MHRALKPARLEEVALLDEPTSHLDALNEAALTAALKDVTEECAVLVIAHRLSTVQHADRIVVMDQGRVTARGRHEELLTTSPV; encoded by the coding sequence GTGCACCGGGCCCTGAAGCCGGCCCGCCTGGAGGAGGTGGCTCTCCTCGACGAACCCACCTCCCACCTCGACGCCCTCAACGAAGCCGCGCTCACCGCGGCCCTGAAGGACGTCACCGAGGAGTGCGCGGTCCTCGTCATCGCCCACCGGCTCTCCACCGTTCAGCACGCGGACCGGATCGTCGTGATGGACCAGGGCCGGGTCACCGCCCGCGGCCGTCATGAGGAACTACTCACCACCAGTCCGGTGTAA
- a CDS encoding DNA repair helicase XPB, which produces MNGPLIVQSDKTLLLEVDHERADDCRRAIAPFAELERAPEHIHTYRVTPLGLWNARAAGHDAEQVVDALVQYSRYPVPHALLVDIAETMDRYGRLSLSKHPAHGLVLTTTDRPVLEEVLKSKRIAPLVGARIDPDTVAVHPSERGQIKQVLLKLGWPAEDLAGYVDGEAHPIELLEDGWALRPYQKQAVENFWHGGSGVVVLPCGAGKTLVGAGSMAQAKSTTLILVTNTVSARQWKHELVKRTSLTEDEIGEYSGTKKEIRPVTIATYQVLTTRRKGVYPHLELFDSRDWGLIVYDEVHLLPAPVFKFTADLQARRRLGLTATLVREDGRESDVFSLIGPKRFDAPWKEIEAQGYIAPADCVEVRVNLTDSERLAYATAETEEKYRYCATTDTKRRVTEAIVRRFAGQQILVIGQYIDQLDELGEHLNAPVIKGETSNAQREKLFDAFREGEISVLVVSKVANFSIDLPEATVAIQVSGTFGSRQEEAQRLGRVLRPKADGHQAHFYSVVARDTIDQDFAAHRQRFLAEQGYAYRIMDADELLAES; this is translated from the coding sequence GTGAACGGACCGCTGATCGTCCAGTCCGACAAGACCCTGCTCCTGGAAGTCGACCACGAGCGGGCCGACGACTGCCGGCGTGCCATCGCGCCGTTCGCCGAGCTGGAGCGGGCGCCGGAGCACATCCACACCTACCGGGTCACCCCGCTCGGGCTGTGGAACGCGCGCGCGGCCGGGCACGACGCCGAGCAGGTCGTGGACGCGCTGGTGCAGTACAGCCGGTATCCGGTGCCGCACGCGCTGCTGGTGGACATCGCCGAGACGATGGACCGCTACGGCCGCCTGTCCCTCAGCAAGCACCCCGCGCACGGACTCGTGCTGACCACCACCGACCGTCCGGTGCTGGAGGAGGTGCTGAAGTCCAAGCGGATCGCCCCGCTGGTCGGCGCCCGGATCGACCCGGACACGGTGGCCGTGCACCCCTCGGAGCGCGGGCAGATCAAGCAGGTGCTGCTGAAGCTGGGCTGGCCGGCCGAGGACCTCGCCGGGTACGTCGACGGTGAGGCGCACCCGATCGAGCTGCTGGAGGACGGCTGGGCGCTCAGGCCGTACCAGAAGCAGGCCGTGGAGAACTTCTGGCACGGCGGCAGCGGTGTGGTCGTGCTCCCCTGTGGTGCGGGGAAGACGCTGGTCGGCGCCGGGTCGATGGCCCAGGCCAAGTCCACGACCCTGATCCTGGTCACCAACACCGTCTCGGCCCGGCAGTGGAAGCACGAGCTGGTGAAGCGGACCTCGCTGACCGAGGACGAGATCGGCGAGTACAGCGGGACGAAGAAGGAGATCCGCCCGGTCACCATCGCGACCTACCAGGTGCTGACGACCAGGCGGAAGGGCGTCTACCCGCACCTGGAACTCTTCGACTCCCGGGACTGGGGTCTGATCGTCTACGACGAGGTGCATCTGCTGCCCGCGCCCGTCTTCAAGTTCACGGCGGATCTCCAGGCCCGGCGCCGCCTGGGTCTCACGGCCACCCTGGTCCGCGAGGACGGCCGCGAGTCGGACGTGTTCTCGCTCATCGGGCCGAAGCGGTTCGACGCGCCGTGGAAGGAGATCGAGGCCCAGGGCTATATCGCCCCGGCGGACTGTGTCGAGGTCCGGGTGAACCTCACCGACTCCGAGCGGCTGGCGTACGCGACGGCCGAGACGGAGGAGAAGTACCGCTACTGTGCGACGACGGACACCAAGCGGAGGGTGACGGAGGCGATCGTCCGCCGTTTCGCCGGCCAGCAGATCCTGGTGATCGGCCAGTACATCGACCAACTCGACGAACTGGGCGAGCACTTGAACGCCCCGGTCATCAAGGGCGAGACCTCCAACGCCCAGCGCGAGAAGCTCTTCGACGCCTTCCGGGAGGGCGAGATCAGCGTGCTGGTGGTGTCGAAGGTCGCGAACTTCTCCATCGACCTGCCGGAGGCGACCGTCGCCATCCAGGTGTCCGGCACCTTCGGTTCCCGCCAGGAGGAGGCCCAGCGCCTCGGTCGCGTCCTGCGCCCCAAGGCCGACGGCCACCAGGCGCACTTCTACTCGGTCGTCGCCCGCGACACGATCGACCAGGACTTCGCCGCCCACCGCCAGCGCTTCCTGGCCGAACAGGGCTACGCCTACCGGATCATGGACGCCGACGAACTCCTGGCGGAGAGCTGA